In Deinococcus planocerae, the genomic window GCGCGCGGCTGGCGCGCAAGTGGCGGGTGCCCCACGTCGCCACGTACCACACCCACATCGAGGCGTACACCCACTACCTCCCCGGCCTGACGCCCATCCAGAGGCACACCGGGGTCGTCACCCGGATCATGGGGTTGTACTACCGCCGCGCCCAGGCCGTGATCACCCCCACCGCCGCCATGCTCGACGTGACCCAGGCGATGGGCGTGAGAAACCCGGTCGTCATCCCCACCGCCGCCCGGCCCGAGGTGCTGCGGTCGGCGCCTCCCATCGAAAGTCCCTGGCCCGCAGGCACGCGGCGGCTGCTCAGCGTGGGCCGCCTCGCCCGCGAGAAGCGCTTCGACCTCGTGCTCGACGCGCTCGCCGGGCTGCCGGGCGCGCACCTCGTCGTGCTGGGGGAGGGGCCGGAGCGTGGGCACCTCGTGGCCCACGCCGAGCGGCTGGGGGTGGCGGACCGGGTGAGCTTTCTGGGCGTGCGGCCCTGGACCGAGATCGGGGCGTACTACCGCCTCGCCGAACTCTTCCTCTTCGCCAGCGACACCGAGACGCAGGGCCTCGTTCTCCAGGAGGCGCAACTGATGGGCGTGCCCGTCGTGGCGGTCGGGGCGCGCGGCACGCTGAGCGGGGCGGCGCACGGGGAGAGCGGCTTCCTGGCCCTGCCCGGGGACGTGCCCGCCCTCACCCGCCACGCCGCCGAGGTGCTGGGCGACCCGGCGCTGTGGGCGCGGCTCTCGCGGGGGGCGCGGGCCTTCGGCGCGGCCTGG contains:
- a CDS encoding glycosyltransferase; amino-acid sequence: MRPLRIGLFTDTFLPDQNGIVTSVGLLSDELRARGHHVEVVAPFFPEQRGDRPDVRRVSSVRYVFLPTYRLAWPTRKDFERQYDLVHTHTPLTLGLAGARLARKWRVPHVATYHTHIEAYTHYLPGLTPIQRHTGVVTRIMGLYYRRAQAVITPTAAMLDVTQAMGVRNPVVIPTAARPEVLRSAPPIESPWPAGTRRLLSVGRLAREKRFDLVLDALAGLPGAHLVVLGEGPERGHLVAHAERLGVADRVSFLGVRPWTEIGAYYRLAELFLFASDTETQGLVLQEAQLMGVPVVAVGARGTLSGAAHGESGFLALPGDVPALTRHAAEVLGDPALWARLSRGARAFGAAWTPGGVAERVLDVYADVLGTPREVAFPAEAASLTPRNTPWYDR